A portion of the Musa acuminata AAA Group cultivar baxijiao chromosome BXJ1-1, Cavendish_Baxijiao_AAA, whole genome shotgun sequence genome contains these proteins:
- the LOC135596975 gene encoding aspartyl protease family protein 1-like — translation MARLWLLLLAALLTAAGSDAAGIGFEFHHRFSDRVRQWAEDRAIPGAWWPQKGTAEFYAALAHHDRALRGRSLADASPSELTFADGNVTYLSGSLGFLHYAFVELGTPNVTFLVALDTGSDLFWVPCDCQQCASTHLVQGLELNVYSPSNSSTSQKVPCSNSLCDNQNACTGTNGSCPYNVQYLSANTSSSGFLVEDVLYLTTEDATPRIVEAPIVFGCGDRQSGAFLDGAAPNGLFGLGMEKVAVPSILSSKGFTSNSFSMCFGEDGVGRINFGDKGSSDQQETAFFIDSRHPSYKINMTGIAVGNSSTDMVFDAIVDSGTSFTSLADPMYTYIAENFNAQIKEKRYKSESNSTFEYCYELSPGQTSVLLPVINLKTLGGSVFPVNDPIIFLTGPENQTLYCLALLKFSGVNIIGQNYLSGLRVVFDRERLVLGWKKFDCYTVDNSTALSTPTSSSSNAVAPVSSSYTQEMTKTDPNAAQVPARSPPSSYSPHSKAMSNLSPVVLLMLSLALLW, via the exons ATGGCCCGTCTCTGGCTGCTGCTCCTCGCTGCCCTGCTGACAGCGGCGGGGTCGGACGCCGCCGGGATCGGCTTCGAGTTCCACCACCGGTTCTCCGACCGCGTGCGGCAGTGGGCAGAGGACCGCGCCATCCCCGGCGCCTGGTGGCCCCAGAAGGGCACCGCGGAGTTCTACGCCGCCCTCGCCCACCACGACCGCGCCCTCCGCGGCCGCTCCCTCGCCGACGCCAGCCCTTCCGAGCTCACCTTCGCCGACGGAAACGTCACCTACTTGTCCGGTTCCTTGGGATT CTTGCATTACGCGTTCGTCGAGCTGGGGACTCCGAACGTGACGTTCTTGGTGGCGTTGGACACCGGCAGCGATCTCTTCTGGGTGCCCTGTGATTGCCAGCAGTGCGCCTCCACCCATCTTGTC CAAGGCTTGGAGTTGAACGTATACAGCCCCAGCAATTCATCAACGAGCCAAAAGGTCCCCTGCAGCAACAGCTTATGCGATAACCAAAACGCGTGCACCGGAACAAACGGCAGCTGCCCTTACAATGTTCAGTACTTATCCGCTAATACTTCATCTTCTGGATTTCTAGTAGAGGATGTTCTGTACCTGACGACGGAGGACGCGACTCCTCGGATTGTTGAAGCACCAATCGTGTTTGG ATGTGGAGATAGACAGAGTGGTGCATTTCTAGATGGTGCAGCTCCCAATGGTCTGTTTGGGCTTGGAATGGAGAAGGTGGCAGTCCCCAGCATTCTATCAAGCAAAGGATTCACTTCTAATTCCTTCTCCATGTGCTTTGGAGAGGATGGTGTTGGGAGAATCAATTTTGGAGACAAAGGCAGCTCAGATCAGCAAGAAACTGCATTCTTCATCGACAGCAGACA CCCATCTTACAAAATCAACATGACTGGAATTGCGGTCGGAAATAGTTCTACTGACATGGTGTTCGATGCAATTGTTGATTCGGGCACTTCCTTCACATCCTTGGCTGATCCAATGTATACGTACATCGCCGAGAAC TTCAATGCACAAATAAAGGAGAAACGGTACAAATCCGAATCGAACTCCACATTTGAGTATTGTTATGAACTCAG CCCCGGGCAAACTTCGGTTTTGTTGCCTGTGATAAATCTAAAAACACTTGGTGGAAGTGTCTTCCCTGTGAACGACCCAATTATCTTTCTCACAGGACCG GAAAATCAAACTTTATATTGCCTCGCTCTTCTGAAGTTTTCTGGAGTCAATATAATCGGGC AGAACTATTTATCTGGACTTCGCGTGGTCTTCGACCGAGAAAGGCTCGTTCTGGGGTGGAAGAAGTTCGATT GCTACACTGTGGACAACTCCACCGCTCTGTCCACGCCCACCTCGTCCTCATCAAATGCAGTTGCTCCTGTGTCGAGCAGCTACACTCAGGAGATGACAAAGACAGACCCAAATGCGGCTCAGGTGCCGGCGAGGAGTCCTCCATCGAGCTATTCACCGCATTCAAAGGCCATGTCAAATCTCTCCCCGGTGGTGTTGCTGATGCTCTCTCTGGCTCTCCTCTGGTGA